DNA sequence from the Fibrobacter sp. UWB11 genome:
TGCATGAGCGACATCGCCAGCGATGCTCGGATCAAGAGCGACACCTTCGTCAATCGTTGCGAGAAGCTTTTCGCAAATGTCCTTCGGGAGGTAGGTGCGCATGGCATCGGCATTGAAAACGTCTTCGCCATAAAAATCGACATTCGCAGGAGCGGCAGGCATCACAGCACTCACCGGAGCAGTTGCGATATCGTAGATGGCCTTATTACGACTATTGTTCATTTTTTTCCCTTAATGTCTTCCCCGTCTTGTCATCCCGGACCTGAGCCTGCCCCGGATATTTTCCGGGGTTCCGGGATCGCCATTTCAGAGATTTTTAATTAACAGACTATAAGTTAGCAATGCTTTTACCCCTTTGCACTGTACAAAATCGCCTAATTTCCGCCCTTTTCATTACATTTTTGTAAAATTTATTCAGTTTATTACATTTTTGTAAAACAAATAGCAAAATATTTGCTATATTAAACTCGTTCATCTCTCCTAGAGCTGCGTCGGGTTACCGCAGGCCCGGCGCAGCAACAGGGAATTCGGAATAAACATGGATATACAATCCCTTGAAAACACGACTTTCGCGGCCATTGTCGAGAAAATCCAAAAGGTTCGCAAGCGTGACGAGCTTCTTAAAAGCATTCAAGGAATTTTAAAGCACAACTTCGAATCCATCGAAAACGAACACCTCATCGAATGCCAAAAAATCCGTAACATCATCGAAGGCATTCCAGGCGAACTCATCGGTAACACGCGCGAAATGCGCGAAGTGAGCAAGCTCGTACGACAAATCGCCCCCACAAGCGCAACAGTCCTCATCCGCGGAAAAGCAGGCACCGGCAAAGAATACGTAGCAAGGAGCATTCACGAATTTTCAGACCGCAAAGAAAGCCCGTTCATCGCGCTCAACTGCGACGCCCTCACCGAAGGCGCAAACTCTTTTGAAAGCGAACTTTTCGGATTTGAACGTGGAGCATTCACAGGCGCCACCAACCGTCACATCGGCAAGGCCGAACAGGCAAACGGCGGCACACTATTCCTTGATGAAGTTGCCGACTTGCCACTCCCTGCGCAAATCAAGCTTTTACAGTTTATTCAAGAACAACGTTTTAAGCGCCTCGGCAGCAACATCGAGCAGCGCTGTAACGTGCGCCTTATCGCAAGCACTGGCAAAAATCTTGAAGCCATGATGCAGCAAGGGGCGTTCCGCGAAGATCTTTATTACCGTCTGAACATTTTCCAGATTTCGCTCCCCGAACTGGTCCAGCGCAAGACGGACATTTTGCTTTTAGCCGACCATTTCATCGAAAAAATGAATTACAAATACGGCAAGAAAATTTTGCGTTTAAGCTCGCCTGCCATCGATATGCTCATGAGCTACCACTGGCCAGGAAACGTGCGCGAACTCGAAAACTGCATTGAACACGCATGCCTCGCCACCACTGACGTTTGCATCAACGCTTACGATTTGCCACCCACGCTACAAACCGACGTCACGTCAGGCACATCCGTACTCCCCGAAGGCAACAGCCCGCTCGCCACGCTGATGGACAGCTACGAGCGAGAAATCTTGAGCGAAGCGCTCCGCCGTCATGACGGCAACATGAGCGCCGCCGGGCGCG
Encoded proteins:
- a CDS encoding sigma-54-dependent Fis family transcriptional regulator, whose product is MDIQSLENTTFAAIVEKIQKVRKRDELLKSIQGILKHNFESIENEHLIECQKIRNIIEGIPGELIGNTREMREVSKLVRQIAPTSATVLIRGKAGTGKEYVARSIHEFSDRKESPFIALNCDALTEGANSFESELFGFERGAFTGATNRHIGKAEQANGGTLFLDEVADLPLPAQIKLLQFIQEQRFKRLGSNIEQRCNVRLIASTGKNLEAMMQQGAFREDLYYRLNIFQISLPELVQRKTDILLLADHFIEKMNYKYGKKILRLSSPAIDMLMSYHWPGNVRELENCIEHACLATTDVCINAYDLPPTLQTDVTSGTSVLPEGNSPLATLMDSYEREILSEALRRHDGNMSAAGRDLSVSPRMMLYKIRRLGIAASN